One genomic region from Mytilus trossulus isolate FHL-02 chromosome 9, PNRI_Mtr1.1.1.hap1, whole genome shotgun sequence encodes:
- the LOC134683806 gene encoding uncharacterized protein LOC134683806, which translates to MKVLAVLIFIVPTIDAVLHSCQDVYYSNPQSKTGLYRVYNKQQQVYDVWCEFHSNYGYAFVSNQSHVDINIDDLYTDKTRAIVRHITTSGVQKEIEVAQLNRYHTTPLSFQYNKHDGYAEPQNHGKLGPYIYLGFLPISTASNRNVQGYRAGGADYTFTNCDSNPNSYLTLFFNRNNSDPVGYFQKCCPSALITAWTTHSQSLQKNRYMDSPFYFLFEMHMGGCGGYEISLHQDLRGVVGAAIGFRFDIKDPCATNPCQHGGTCYPEGRSYTCECPVGISGVLCETVGSLIG; encoded by the exons ATGAAGGTGCTTGCAGTGTTGATTTTCATCGTACCGACTATTGATGCAGTGTTGC attCTTGTCAAGATGTCTACTATTCAAATCCTCAAAGTAAGACAGGCTTATATCGAgtttataataaacaacaacaagTCTACGATGTATGGTGTGAGTTCCATTCAAACTATGGCTATGCTTTTGTTTCCAACCAATCCCATGTAGATATCAATATAGATGATTTGTATACAGACAAAACACGTGCTATCGTACGCCATATAACAACTTCCGGTGTTCAGAAGGAGATTGAAGTTGCACAATTGAATCGATATCATACAACGCCCTTGTCATTCCAGTACAATAAACATGATGGCTATGCAGAACCCCAGAACCATGGTAAACTGGGACCATATATCTATCTGGGATTTCTTCCAATATCCACCGCAAGTAACAGAAATGTTCAAGGATATCGTGCAGGTGGCGCCGATTACACTTTCACCAATTGTGATAGCAATCCTAACAGTTATTTAACCTTGTTTTTTAACCGTAACAATTCCGATCCTGTAGGTTATTTCCAAAAGTGTTGTCCTTCAGCACTAATAACAGCATGGACAACACATTCACAATCTCTCCAGAAAAACAGATACATGGATTCTCCTTTCTATTTCTTATTTGAGATGCATATGGGAGGTTGCGGTGGTTACGAAATTTCACTGCACCAAGATCTCCGTGGCGTTGTTGGTGCTGCTATTGGTTTCCGGTTTG ATATCAAAGATCCCTGTGCTACAAACCCATGTCAACACGGAGGTACTTGTTATCCTGAAGGCCGGTCGTATACATGCGAGTGCCCCGTAGGAATTTCTGGTGTTCTTTGCGAAACAG TTGGATCTTTGATTGGATGA